Within the Maribacter sp. BPC-D8 genome, the region TAGATTATAGGGTTAAGAAATTGAAACGTATTAGAATCATGAATGTTAAGTTAGATATACCCGTTGGTAAATGGAGAGATTTAACTGAAGAAGAATTGAAAGAAATAAATAGATTGGTGAGTACATCATCAAAAACATTTGATAGTAATAAATAATCCATCAAAATTCCTTCATTCACAGCTGTAACGATTTAACAGAAATTATCGCTGTAATTCTTTATAAATCACTACATTAAAAAGAAAAGCTAACATCATGTCACAAGAGAACATTTTTTCAACAAGACATTATTCCGTCAAGTATATATTAGTATTTCTTCTTTTCGTAGGAATCGGAGTCGACACCATCGTGGCACAAACTACTAATTACACCGAATATGCAGGTGAAGTTTTAGACGCTGACAGCAAGAAACCATTAATTTTTGCAACACTTACGATAAACAACACCAATGTAACCACCATCACCAACTCAGAAGGACAATTTTCTTTAAAAGTCCCCAATGAGTATACAGAAAACAAACTGACAATTTCATTTTTAGGATATAAAACAAAGCAAATCGCCATTGCCGAATTAGAGTTGAAGAAGAACAAAATCTTCATGAATGAATTTGTCATGGCATTATCAGAAGCTAGCATTGACGCCCCAAATGATGCAGAAGCACTGGTAAAAGAAACCTTAGATAGAAAAGGTGACAATTACCTAAATGAAAGTACTGTGATGACGGCATTTTACAGGGAGACAATTAAAAAAAGAAGAACTAATGTAAGCTTGTCTGAAGCAGTAGTAAATATTTACAAAACTCCCTATTCATCTAAAAAGACTGATGCTCTTGAGCTTTACAAGGCAAGAAAAAGTACTGACTACACCAAATTAGATACTGTAGCATTAAAACTACAAGGTGGTCCGTTCAATACTCTGTTTGTAGATATGGTGAAATATCCAAATTACATTTTCACTCCCGAGACATTAGCTTATTATGATTTCTCTTTTGATACTTCTACACGGGTAAATGACCAATTGATATATGTAATAGATTTTAAGCAAAAGCCTGAAATAATCGATCCTCTATATAATGGTAAATTATATATAGATGCTGAAAACAAGATTTTAACCAGTGCTATTTACTCTCTTAATATTACAGATAAAAGATTGGCGTCTCAAATGTTTGTGAGAAGAAAGCCAAAGAATGCAGAAGTGTGGCCAACAGAAGTATCGTATCGCGTAGATTATAGAGAAAAAGATGGCAAATGGTATTATGGGTATAGCAATGTATTGTTAGAATTCAAGATCAATTGGGATAAGCGTTTGTTCAATTCAGTTTACAGCATGAACTGTGAAATGGCTATTACCGATTGGGAAAAGAATACTGACAACGCATTCCCAAAATATAAAGATAGAATGAAGTCTTCTATTATATTAAGTGATGAAGCTATCGGTTTTGCAGACCCAGATTTCTGGGGAGCGTATAATATTATAGAACCAGAAAAATCTATAGAATCTGCCATCAAAAAAATACAAAGACAATTACGAAAAGATAAATCTATTATTGGCGGTACAGCTGCACGTTAGAAAATTTTTAAAGCTTTAAGTAGTGTTTAGAAAAAATCCCTTTGCTATTCTAATATTAGAATTACAAAGGGATTTTTATTACCAAAAGGGTGTTGTACTTATTTAGGCATTACTACACCATCAATAGCATGTATAACTCCGTTGCTAGCAGCAACATCTGCCATTACTACAGTTGCCATGTTTCCTTTTTCGTCTTTCAACATTACTTTATCACCATTCAATGATAAAACAATTGTACCACCTTGTACAGTTTTAACATCGAAAGAACCGTTGTTATCTGTAATTGCTTTGATAACATCTGCAGCCATATACTTACCAGATACTACATGATACGTTAACAACCCGCTCAAAGCATCTTTACTGCTTGGCTCTAACAAAGATTCAACTGTACCATCAGGTAAAGCCTCAAATGCACTATTAACTGGAGCAAATACTGTAAACGGACCTTCACTACTTAACGTTTCTACCAAATCAGCCGCTGTAACCGCTGCTACTAAAGTTGTAAAATTTTCATTTCCAACTGCTACATCTACAATAGTTTCTGACTGAGCAGAAATAGTTGTTACGAATAACATTAGCGCACTTAACATTGTAATTTTTAAAATTTTCATAGTTCTTTTTTTTAGATTTCTGTAAATGTAAGACGGAACTAAAATAGATTATCTTAAATTTTGTTTAAAATTTTAGTAAAAGAGTTAAACAAAAATTAATTAACTGTAATTCAGCCTATTAAGAACAATAATAATTCAATAACCGTCAATTAATCTAAAACTTGAAGCATAAAAAAAGTCTAGTATACATAGAATACAATTTTCTATATATACTAGACTTCTAAAAATTATAATATCAATAAACTTAAGAGTATGCGTTTAGTTCGCTACTTCACTTATAAATTTTAAGCGGTATAATCTCAATTCTTCTTCTTCATATTCACCATCAAACTCAGACATCGCTTCCTCTAAATCATCTGTATCAGACTCTAAAAAGTACTCATGAATTTCTTCTTGCTGATCTTCATCTAAAATATCATCAATCCAATAATTAAGATTCAACCTCGTACCACTGTATACAATCTGCTCCATCTCTTTAATCAAATCCGGAATTTCTAATCCTTTAGAAGAAGCAATATCAGACAGAGGTAATTTTCTATCTACATTTTGTATTACATATAATTTCAAAGCAGAATTAGCTCCTGTGCTTTTTACCACAAGATCATCTGGTCTTATGATTTCATTTTCCTCTACATATGCATTAATATAAGCTAGAAAAGGTTTACCGTATTTCTTTGCCTTACCCTCACCTACACCATGTACATTTAATAACTCTTCATGCGATATAGGGTATTTCAATGCCATATCTTCTAAAGAAGGATCTTGAAAAACTACAAACGGCGGTACACCTAATTTCTTAGCCTGCGCTTTTCGTAAATCTTTTAATTGCTTCAATAAT harbors:
- a CDS encoding carboxypeptidase-like regulatory domain-containing protein; translation: MSQENIFSTRHYSVKYILVFLLFVGIGVDTIVAQTTNYTEYAGEVLDADSKKPLIFATLTINNTNVTTITNSEGQFSLKVPNEYTENKLTISFLGYKTKQIAIAELELKKNKIFMNEFVMALSEASIDAPNDAEALVKETLDRKGDNYLNESTVMTAFYRETIKKRRTNVSLSEAVVNIYKTPYSSKKTDALELYKARKSTDYTKLDTVALKLQGGPFNTLFVDMVKYPNYIFTPETLAYYDFSFDTSTRVNDQLIYVIDFKQKPEIIDPLYNGKLYIDAENKILTSAIYSLNITDKRLASQMFVRRKPKNAEVWPTEVSYRVDYREKDGKWYYGYSNVLLEFKINWDKRLFNSVYSMNCEMAITDWEKNTDNAFPKYKDRMKSSIILSDEAIGFADPDFWGAYNIIEPEKSIESAIKKIQRQLRKDKSIIGGTAAR
- a CDS encoding fasciclin domain-containing protein produces the protein MLSALMLFVTTISAQSETIVDVAVGNENFTTLVAAVTAADLVETLSSEGPFTVFAPVNSAFEALPDGTVESLLEPSSKDALSGLLTYHVVSGKYMAADVIKAITDNNGSFDVKTVQGGTIVLSLNGDKVMLKDEKGNMATVVMADVAASNGVIHAIDGVVMPK